A genomic region of Alistipes megaguti contains the following coding sequences:
- the gyrB gene encoding DNA topoisomerase (ATP-hydrolyzing) subunit B produces MSTEPEIIKKQEEEYSASNIQVLEGLEAVRKRPAMYIGDIGEKGLHHLVYEVVDNSIDEALAGYCTDIDVTINEDNSITVKDNGRGIPTGFHEKEGKSALEVVLTVLHAGGKFDKGSYKVSGGLHGVGVSCVNALSTLLIAEVHREGKIFRQTYSKGKPTSEVEIIGECSDRGTTITFKPDAEIFTHTTEYKYDILASRLRELAFLNKGIHLNLYDRRPDEEGKLREDHFYSEEGLKEFVKYLDATRGTPIIDQIIYLDTEKNGVPVEVAMQYNDSFSENVHSYVNNINTIEGGTHLTGFRRALTRTLKKYAEDSGMLSKLKFDINGDDFREGLTAVVSVKVAEPQFEGQTKTKLGNDEVAAAVDQAMAAALGDYLEENPKDAKAIVQKVILAATARHAARHARELVQRKTVLSGAGLPGKLADCTSRDRSEAEIFFVEGDSAGGTAKSGRDRNFQAIMPLRGKILNIEKAQEHKMWENEEIKNMFLALGVKIGTEEDSKALNLEGLRYNKIIIMTDADVDGSHIATLMLTFFFRKMKELIENGHVYIATPPLYLVKKGKQERYCWTEKERDEITAEFGKGAHVQRYKGLGEMNAHQLWETTMNPDTRILRQVNIENAAEADRIFSMLMGDDVPPRREFIEKNAHYANIDA; encoded by the coding sequence ATGAGTACCGAACCAGAAATCATTAAGAAACAGGAAGAAGAATATTCCGCATCCAACATTCAGGTCCTCGAAGGTCTGGAGGCCGTGCGGAAACGTCCCGCCATGTATATCGGCGATATCGGCGAAAAGGGTCTCCACCACCTCGTCTACGAGGTCGTAGACAACTCCATCGACGAGGCCCTCGCCGGATACTGCACCGATATCGATGTCACCATCAACGAGGACAACTCCATCACCGTCAAGGACAATGGCCGCGGTATCCCCACCGGATTCCACGAAAAGGAGGGCAAGTCCGCACTCGAAGTCGTACTGACTGTCCTGCATGCCGGAGGTAAGTTTGACAAGGGCAGCTACAAGGTCTCCGGAGGTCTGCACGGCGTCGGCGTCTCCTGCGTCAATGCCCTCTCCACGCTGCTGATCGCCGAAGTCCACCGCGAAGGAAAGATCTTCCGCCAGACCTACTCCAAGGGGAAACCTACCTCCGAAGTCGAAATCATCGGCGAATGCTCCGACCGCGGAACGACCATCACCTTCAAGCCCGATGCCGAGATCTTCACCCATACCACCGAATACAAGTATGACATCCTCGCAAGCCGTCTCCGCGAGCTGGCGTTCCTGAACAAGGGAATCCATCTGAACCTCTATGACCGCCGTCCCGACGAGGAGGGTAAACTCCGTGAGGATCACTTCTATTCGGAGGAGGGTCTCAAGGAGTTCGTGAAGTATCTCGACGCCACGCGCGGAACCCCGATCATCGACCAGATCATCTATCTCGATACCGAAAAGAACGGTGTCCCGGTCGAGGTGGCCATGCAGTACAACGACTCCTTCTCGGAGAACGTCCACTCGTACGTCAACAACATCAACACCATCGAGGGCGGTACCCATCTGACCGGATTCCGCCGGGCCCTGACCCGAACGCTCAAGAAGTACGCCGAGGATTCGGGCATGCTCTCCAAGTTGAAGTTCGACATCAACGGCGACGACTTCCGCGAAGGTCTTACCGCGGTGGTTTCGGTCAAGGTGGCCGAGCCTCAGTTCGAAGGGCAGACCAAAACCAAACTCGGCAATGACGAGGTGGCTGCCGCCGTCGATCAGGCCATGGCTGCCGCTCTGGGCGATTATCTCGAAGAGAATCCCAAGGATGCCAAGGCCATCGTGCAGAAGGTGATTCTGGCCGCTACGGCCCGTCACGCCGCCCGTCACGCCCGCGAACTTGTTCAGCGCAAGACCGTCCTCTCGGGAGCGGGTCTGCCCGGAAAGCTGGCCGACTGTACGAGCCGCGACCGCTCGGAAGCCGAGATCTTCTTCGTCGAGGGTGACTCCGCAGGCGGTACCGCCAAGTCGGGCCGTGACCGTAACTTCCAGGCCATCATGCCGCTGCGAGGCAAGATCCTGAACATCGAAAAGGCCCAGGAGCACAAGATGTGGGAGAACGAGGAGATCAAGAACATGTTCCTCGCTCTGGGTGTCAAGATCGGAACCGAGGAGGACTCCAAGGCCCTGAACCTCGAAGGGCTGCGCTACAACAAGATCATCATCATGACCGATGCCGATGTCGACGGAAGCCACATCGCCACGCTGATGCTGACGTTCTTCTTCCGCAAGATGAAGGAGCTGATCGAAAACGGCCACGTATACATCGCCACCCCGCCCCTCTATCTGGTCAAGAAGGGTAAGCAGGAGCGTTACTGCTGGACCGAAAAGGAGCGTGACGAAATCACGGCCGAGTTCGGCAAGGGCGCCCACGTACAGCGTTACAAAGGTCTCGGTGAGATGAACGCCCACCAGCTGTGGGAGACGACGATGAATCCCGATACGCGCATCCTGCGTCAGGTCAACATCGAGAATGCCGCCGAGGCCGACCGCATTTTCTCGATGCTGATGGGTGACGACGTGCCGCCCCGCCGCGAATTCATCGAGAAAAACGCCCATTACGCCAACATCGACGCGTAA